A region from the Nitrosopumilus sp. genome encodes:
- a CDS encoding DUF5654 family protein — translation MADEEQKETSIKFEILDKIAALIAAAFGLVAALAWNDAIKALFREVFGTTDQLGAMLAYAILVTVIAVILTIFVARAASKAKQIISKTYKCSLCDYKTEIQSKFMEHVTKEHSANEDKFLSK, via the coding sequence TTGGCTGATGAAGAACAAAAAGAAACTTCAATCAAATTTGAAATTTTAGATAAAATTGCAGCATTAATTGCAGCTGCCTTTGGACTTGTAGCTGCACTTGCATGGAATGACGCAATAAAAGCCCTCTTCAGAGAAGTCTTTGGAACTACTGATCAACTAGGAGCAATGCTTGCATATGCCATTCTTGTAACTGTAATTGCAGTAATCTTGACTATCTTTGTTGCTCGCGCAGCGTCTAAAGCAAAACAAATCATTTCAAAGACCTACAAATGCAGTTTATGTGATTATAAAACTGAAATTCAATCCAAATTCATGGAACATGTTACAAAAGAACACTCTGCAAACGAAGACAAATTCCTCTCAAAATAA
- a CDS encoding CBS domain-containing protein, which yields MSREDFNSSSILVQDIMTRALITVNLSTTALQIAKMMQQGGIGAIMVQDNSNPVGIITDRDFATKVAANNLSFDTPVEKIMSSPLITINHNEPISAAAERMTTKKIRKLAVTENGKVVGIITSTDLVTQLAK from the coding sequence ATGAGTCGTGAAGATTTCAATTCTTCTTCTATTCTAGTTCAAGATATTATGACTAGAGCATTAATCACTGTGAATCTTTCTACTACTGCACTACAGATTGCAAAAATGATGCAACAAGGAGGCATTGGGGCAATAATGGTTCAAGATAATTCTAACCCTGTGGGAATAATCACTGATAGGGATTTTGCAACAAAAGTTGCCGCAAACAATCTCTCTTTTGATACTCCCGTAGAGAAGATAATGTCTTCTCCTCTAATTACAATAAACCACAATGAGCCTATATCTGCAGCTGCTGAAAGAATGACTACAAAAAAAATTAGAAAATTAGCAGTTACTGAGAATGGTAAAGTGGTGGGGATTATCACTTCGACTGATTTGGTAACTCAATTGGCAAAATAG
- a CDS encoding DNA-3-methyladenine glycosylase I has product MKKRCTWAQDEPNIKYHDNEWGRPQHDDKKLFEFLILEGAQAGLSWTTILNRRDGYRKAFSNFEPKKVSKFTQKHVDKLLQDESIIRNKLKINSAINNATQFLKIQDECGSFDRYLWGFVNYKPIKNKFKNHYDLPASTEISEKLSKDLKKRGFNFVGPTICYALMQAVGMVNDHTSDCYLFKK; this is encoded by the coding sequence ATGAAAAAAAGATGCACCTGGGCCCAAGATGAACCTAATATCAAATATCATGATAATGAATGGGGGAGGCCTCAACATGATGATAAAAAATTATTTGAATTTTTGATACTGGAAGGTGCACAGGCCGGACTTTCCTGGACTACTATCCTTAATCGTAGAGATGGTTATAGGAAGGCATTTTCTAATTTTGAGCCAAAAAAAGTCTCAAAATTTACTCAAAAACATGTTGATAAACTACTTCAAGATGAATCTATTATTCGTAACAAACTGAAAATAAATTCAGCAATCAATAACGCAACACAATTCTTGAAAATCCAAGATGAATGCGGTTCATTTGATCGATATCTTTGGGGGTTTGTCAATTACAAGCCAATTAAGAATAAATTCAAAAATCATTATGATTTGCCTGCATCTACTGAAATTTCAGAAAAATTAAGCAAGGATCTAAAAAAACGTGGATTTAATTTTGTAGGGCCTACTATATGCTATGCATTGATGCAAGCCGTAGGAATGGTAAACGATCATACGTCTGATTGTTACTTATTTAAAAAATAA